cataaaaattttcttttcaacgacgtaataatataatgcatatacgacaaaatagtgcaatcatcacactatctacatcagtgcagcagaaacagtataataaatacatacacaacaactcaaataagacaataaactATATTGTCTCTATCTAGTATTAACTacaggactgtttgactaggcacacctagtccttcaacTCTATCATGTCTCACAGCATAGTCATGTAACCTGTCTaacagaaacagcccccaaaagatgagcatacacaacaatcatcattGTAATACATagcagttatattaacaacaacataagatataactaaaatgataacagaaataccccctttgccgtttctggacaatcagccatcaacaacctcaacaacatcacaccgcaacaataacatcgacgatacgtcgcaccccaactccggcgacagcaatatcgtcgaacgatcaacaacatcaacgatacgttgCACCCCAACActggcgacagcaatatcgtcgaacgaataacattaACGATAcatcgcaccccaactccgacatcaatatcgttgaacgaagaACACCAacgtgacgtctcccaacaacgacagccaacaataataaacaacaacatatataatataaaatcacCCAATCCagtgatttatcatcgttcaacacaatagtattcatcaatactaaacaataacaaaatatgctcgtacgtcaacacgtacctgataatcgagtatatatagaATCTGGCTATTtttctttgatcccgaggcttgtgatgtatctaaataattcaacgaCAATAccagatcattgtcaccgtatcaacacaatAATACAGCCTCaacatataacatcaaatagcccaacaacaattaattcaacaaaatataaaactcgattataaattcgtattgttaaacaatttaatattctggtgtttttaattcacaatactaccatcaaatacatcataattaattaacttcaaataataggctattttacaacatccgtcaaagtacgaaaactttatattaACGTGTaacctatacttcgtagactccgaatatataatcagaattaataacaactgacaaataactctccaatctcaatccaacgattaaaaatccctaattataataaattaggaataattcaaagtaacaccactataatcttctctacttcgttaaaatcatacattattcaacaatcttcgatttcagtatgatttaacaatttaacagatttattccagaaatcgacgattttcaaacatcaccaaaactataaaatttatacatcaaatcgaagatctcgtgtcaacgatcccagaactgaattCGGTtcatcgattggataaaccgataagtcgaaaaatttttaaaaaaaatcgaaactTTTTTTTCCTCTCACCTCGCATCTCTATTGCCTTCCGTTCTTGCGGTCCACCgcttcaaatttattttttttaatattatattatattaattaaataatataatataatatataatatttaacattttaacaccggtatatctctttggaccagtcaaacaaCCAAAtttctcaaaactcaaaacatgaaacttctatatctttgagttttctacgttatatccaaatttcaaatcatttggactttatatgaccaaaatatatcatatttcattctttaaaaatcattaattatttagtaatatcatattactaaatcaacaaattgtgatatttacttcaggcattacatcTTAGCGAGAAGTTTTGTCACTCTCAGCGATGATCCAATAATCGGCAATGATCAAAAGACGAATGTTTTTTGGGAACGTGTTGCAAGCTACTACAAAGAGAATCGTCCCCAAGTTCAAACACCAGAAGTGCAAATGTTATACTGTCACATTAGCACAATACAATCCAAAAAAAAGTATACCGATTCAATGcaaattatattgatttgaaaatgGATGTGAGTATTGATAATTTGGTGGAATTTGTGGATTTGGGGAATATGAATATTCTTGCGGgttgtttgttgaattcaagaaatttgtaaaaaaatatcttgttattttcatccattttcGATAGAAAATAAGATTGTTGGAACTTAAAACAATAGATGGGTAGAATGTTAGAGAGTATAATTGGAGAGTGTATTGACTTGAAATGAAAATATGTGTACACATTGGTGAGTATTTATAGAAACAATTTCAAACTAGCCTTTAACTAAccgttaaatttttttttcccgattttttaaaatttaatttaaaaaaataaaaaaaaaaaccgttagaaataaatattaaaaaagataaaaatatttaaaaaaatttaaaaaaagagAGATGGTATCTCTCCTATAATGCCCACTCACACTAGAGAGGATGTGCTAAATTGACATTGTAACACCCAAATGTGGATGTTCTAATAGATGGGTAGATTATAGATACGTTTAAGCTATTATGttaatgtttatatattttAGAAATTGGGTACCACAATTATTAACTTGTcatctttcaaaatatttgaatatatcTTTATTAATCAAGGAgcattttcaacattcaaaaaattgaaaattggaCTTTGTTGCATGCGTTTTATAGTTTAATGGTCTTAAATTTGACCGCAAGGATATAATAAGcttaaatttattatgttttgttCAAACTTTTTTATCACACGTACTTGCGATTATGTCACCAAACTTTTGAACAACTCCAAAAATATATCCATATTTTACTcgatatatatacacacatatatatatgtatgtatacgCTATGAACTTATTAGCTTTCGTTAAtttcttgacaaaaacttgtgtgagacggtctcacgggtcatattttgtgacatATTTCTTATTTGGATCAGTCAGGAAaaagtttttctttttatactaagagtattattttttattatgaatatcggtagggttgatccgtctcacagataaaaattcgtgagaccgtctcacaagaaacataTTCTAATTTCTTTACCAGATAACATctattcaaattttattttaatttcgatTTGATTTCCTATTTAGAATTTTAGCCCTCTAGACCTCAAGGATTGTATACAACTTGGATGAGCAAATAAAGTGTTGATGCTTCTAGGAAAAATAGGTAaccaaataataaatttttttttttggataatCGACTATcgtataataattaaatataataaatatcattattaaaataattttatcgaGTGGATCTCTACTATGCCCAtatctaatttttattttacatataaatatGGATTATTCGAAGCACGTTCTACTTGCGTAAAAAATGGTAAATATGTAACATTTTTTTAACGTTTTTCTGATTGAACTTCCTATTCCTCTTCGGTGTGTTGATttgattataaaatatataatcatTTGTCTCACTCCATCAAATTCAATACACAACCTAAATACAATCATTGCGAGAGATTAtcgaattaaataattaatccgTGCTGACCAGTGCCATTACTAGAAAGTACTAATGCCGTTTGATTGTGATTTCGGGTtataattttgtgagacggatctcatATTCGACTCGATCTAtgaagaatattaattttttatgtccaaaatattacttttcactCCAGATACAGACCAAATTAACACATCTTACTGATATAGATCTATGAGATCATCTAATAAGATATCAActctaaaataatatatttatataaaaatccataaagttaaaataaaataaaaactttatTGATGGTTTTTttaatgatattttgatattaaaataatcatttaaaaataacaaaattttaaaataatgaataatattaaaatttgaacttaGTGTTTGTTGTGTGGAAGTACTTGAAATCGAtcgatttaaatattttttattgttagaTATGTTACACAAAAGATACTCAAATTCACTCTCTACTGAGAGTAGGTCTTTtttgagacggtcttacgaatctttatctgtgaaacatggcaatcctaccgatattcacaataaaaagtaatattcttaacataaaaagtaatattttttcaatgaTTACCtaaataaaagatctattttacaaaatacgatccgtgagaccgtttcacacaaatttaGTCGTCTACTTATTACACTGAAATTATACTAATCATGatgaattttcaatttttataatattgttGTCATTTAAAATCCATTGTGACCTGTATAAttaaattgcaaataaatagaTGAATTTGAGTTTCTTACTATTTACCTTATGTAACAACGAAAATAAAACTTACTCCAACTTCTAGTGGTTATTAACATATTTAAACAAAATCGAAACTTATTCTCAAATTATGAATATCAAAATTCACATGAAATCTATAAAATGGTAAAATGGTGAGAATATCAAATTATTATATGTTCGATAATAACACGATTTGGCTTGAATTaatgtataatatatatatcttcaaacaaaatatttgacCTGCAATTGCAACAAACAAATTCAAAAGATACAGAGTTTGTCCAATTTAATCAACAGGTATCCCATCAATTATatacaaacaataaaaatatccatgtcctaaaaaatttattaaacatGTGCACCATCGCTGTTTCTATAAACAAATATCACATGGGTCAAAATCCAAACTAGAAACGCAAGTCCAATTAGCTCCATTTTTCCTCTAAGCCACAACTAACCTCGTACATTCAAATACTAAATATATACAGTTTTTGATATGTTCACACACGGAGATGAACACTTACTATCATttatcaaatatataattttgatatgtttcatCACTGATGAATACGGTTAGTTGaccgtatatatatatatatatatatatatatatatatatatatatatatatatatatgttcatATTCATGTATCTTCTGTGATGGAATGGGAATGGGTGAAATGATCATAATTCTAACAAAAGGGACCAATGTACATCCCCCTTGGCGCAATAAACTTGAATGGGGGTTGGACCTACGTAAAATACCTGGACGTTACTCAATTAccataaatattaattttaaattcattattAAATAAGAGTGGGCCATATCATTATTTTGGAAGTGGACGAATgggctttttttttaaaaaaaaaattaatgtaaaaATAACTACTGTAATCCGCACTTTTAAAGCGCGCGTCCGCGCTTACacgtatatatattattatttaatattattttgttataattatttaatattatttattatattattattatttattatttaatattatatattattattttgtgaTTGTACACGtaagtttattattattttaaataattaatttaattcgaatatattattattattattagtatttatttattataatttttaattattaatttaattcgaatgaaaattataaaatataaatatttataatatatgttaattattaaatattttgtattatttggttgggtgattgaaaaattagagATATTAGAGGattgaaaaaaatatacataaaatcaatatttttaaaatattagaagattgaaaaaatatttattgttctattttaaattattgttccattttaaaaatatgagagATATGAGagaattgaaaaatattttttatttttaaattattatttcaagAAATTGTACATAAAATCAATTGGTCGAAAGGATATTTTAGGAAGACCCATTtcgaattctctcaaaattatataaacacatatttcataaaaaaaataattgaaaaacaaataattatatataatcggtttattattattaatagatttattaaataaatcaatttaTAAAAATGATAAGGCCAAAAGTGAAGGAAGCAAGCAAGCATTAATAATTACttgtataatatattaatattgcatttttatgttgtgattaatattttattttaatgttgtgATTGATATTCAATTAATAATTATAGcttaaatagaaaataaataatgtaaatttacgaataaaatgaaaatattttaattcaatgtAAGTTTTATCgataatatatattaaagttaaaaattttattggtgtACTAATGAAAGACTACAATTTTTATTCTACTTAATTTTCTCCCTTCAATCCTCTCATATCTCCAATTTTTCAATCACCAAatcaaataatacaaaatatttatatatttttttcattcgaattaaattaattataaaaataataataaaaaaataataatatatttataaacatACTTTCAAGTCGTTTGAGTTTTTATGTTGcgattgaaattaaattaataataatagcttaaatagacaataaacaatataaatttaataatagaatgaaaatattataatacAACGTAAGTTTCATCGATACTATATGCTAAAGTTAAACCTCTTATTGGAGTATTGATGAAAGACTACTGTTTTTATTCTCtttaattttatcttttcaaTCCTCTAATATctctaatttttcaatcattcaaccaaataatacaaaatatttaataattaacatatattataaatatttatattttatattttttattgtaaacgcgGACGCTCGTCCACGTGGAGCGTCTGCGCTTTGTAAGCGCGGATTACAAtagttatgcaaaattttttttaaaattatttttgaaatttttttttatattaatttaaaaaaaaacccggACGAATTGGGCAAAAAAAAGTTTCCATGAAAGTCAAGTTTGTACGGaggtttaaaaaatattattatttccaAAAGGAGAAAAGtaagttttaaattattatgTTGCATAAAAGtctaggttttttttttaaaaaaaagagcaCACAGTGTATGTGCaagataaaatttatttttataaatagaaatgatttttgtttaatttaaaatataatttaaaaaataattatctatcttatttatttaataataggatcgaatatttaaaacaaaggtaatttagaaaaaaataaaatcaataaaatgatACAGTGAGAGTCATAAATTTGACCGATTTGTTTGTCTTCATCTCGGGTCTTTAAAATTCCAAGTATTTCTGTTGCGGTATTCGGTTCATGTATGCGGATTGATTGTTGTGACAAAATTTTTTCTTCGTCTAATATAATTTATCTTGACTAATATAGTTTATATTTAGGCTATTATGTTAATTTAAGGATTTATATGGTACGTATCGAAAGATAACGATTATGGGTTTCAAGTCACAAATATAGATGATTGGTTTgagaatatatatattcaaaatttacaaattaaaaaatgcacagtttttaatttttattttattttaatcaatTTGTTTGTGTTCATATTCCACTTGTTTGTTCTCTGGACATCTATATTTTTCTAAAGTTGTTTTTAACTAAGAAATAggttatattaaattatttaatacatTTAGGCCTCGTTTGGTTGAGGTGATTAGgtgagtttatttttttttaacccacTTAATCACATGTTTGTTACGTTTTTTATTTAAACAAGTCAATCcatcctatgaatgattaggttatattaggtgtGATGAAATAATCACTCCTCGTCCTTAGGATTATTTATCACACTCTTAATACatcttattttttcaattttatcctTCTCttaaatccaaactcaccaccacttctCTCCAACGACCACCGGCCGACCACCGCCGCCCGCCGCCGACCGTCGTCGCCCGCCGACACCGACCACCGCCGCCGACCACTCCCTCCTCCCGTCGGCCGACCGCCGCCGCTTCCGGCCGGCCGACCACCGTCGACCGCCGCCGACGTCGACTGCCGGCCACAAATCTGGAAGgacaattttgtcaattcatcaaaagattattatttatatcattCTTAACAATAATCATacaaaacataatattattttatcattatctacttcaatcattctttttatcatttctctcttaatcatttcattattttatcttCCAACCAAACTTGGGTTGTTTTGTTTTGTAACCATGGtcgacattttttttaaaaaaaatagcctCATGTAGTGTATTCGTTCACTGTATGGAGaggtcatttttttaaaaaaaatgttgacCAGATCTATTTCCCCAAATATCCCACCAAAAAACTTAGCCTTATAATTCTTCCACATAAAAATTAGTTTTGTTAAAAGTACCACAGTTCTAAAATGAAGGGTTTTTCTTTATAGGAAAAAACAAATTGTAATTGCTAAAAAACTCACCCTTGAAAAAAAGCTTCAAACTATCAACTATGACAGAGTAAATGctttatttttctgaaaagaAAAGTAGATCGAAGTTGTTTCTGTGTTTACTCTTCTCTGCCATTATTATCACATTTAGTAtgtctttttttaaaatattcttacgaatttttatatatgaaatgagtcaattttatttatatttatcataataaatactatttttttgcataaaaataatattttttaaaggtgactcaaatataatatatgtctcacaaaattgaatcgtgaaaccatctcacaaagttttataaatatattttcccATTAAAAGCCCTTTTTAAAATCTTCTTGATCTACTCAATTTTGACAATTAAATAGTGTTTGACTCAGGAAACTTGGAtgtattttttgaaaaagaaataGGAATTCCAtcttatcatattttaaaactaAATAGAATATGTAATAATAGTTAAAAATAATAGAAATGAAAAATCGTCGCACGGCTGCAAAGGAAGTTGCAAGGAAAACAAGAGAATGGTGGAAGACACGAGACTGCTAAGTATGTGGACCATTTCAGTACCACTCAAAAATTACCATTATTATTCTACAACCATATCTAAAACCTCGTCACTTTTgtcttaataatttttaatattattactttaataatattattagaaAACGGATCTTCACATTTTTATAGCTGAGTAGGTCGAGTTAGGACTCCGAGTTATGCAAAAACAGACAGAAAGAAGGTTATGGGACGCCAGAAAGTTTTCCAACGTGATCTTTCGATGATTAAGTTAGTCTGATGAGCAAAACTTAGAGATATAACAATGTTAAATGAACAAGTGAATGTGTCTGAAATCGTAAAAAGTACCTGATGGTTATTTATAAATGCAGGATGAGCTAGTTACTTTATGAGGGTAGAGTCCTTGTTGAGATAGAACTCTACCAGAGATAGGATAGCTGATTTGATCGAATTTCGTATTTATCAGGACCTCATTTATCGATTATAATGTCTTCACATTCCTTAACTATTTTAGAGCCCGGGTTTCCAGACCACCCGAGTGGGTTTGGACTCTTGGGCATTGACACTTTACTATGTACCTGCTTCATATCCGGGTCCTTGCTCAATAATGAAGACTAACTCGTATATATTTTGGGAGGAGTTTGAATCCATTCAAATGTGAGAATTTTGATAgcataagaataataatatccAAAAAATAGTACGATTGTTTAATATTTTACAAGTTTTGGTGAaacatttttcacaaaaaaatatattagggatagatttttttaattattttgtttattttaactTAAGAAATAGGATTATGATTTGTTGGATAAACTGATGATAATTTAAATACAAGAAAGAATATCAAAAGAAATAAGAATATAAATGActgatatttattatttttctgtTAAACCCATCTAAAAATTATCAAGTAACAAAATTTATTTACCCAAATACTACTAATAATAAAAGTAGCGAGCCCCTCGTTCATTTCTCGTTCAGAGACGCTTCACAGAAGCCTCCTCCCCGGTCCCGCACACAACACTCCAAATTTCGAACGCCTATATATCTCCACCTTCTCCACTCTCTCtttacccactgccgaggaccAAATAATCCCATCTTCATAAAAAAAATCCCAGCATATTCACAAAAATGGCATCCCCAGATGAAAGCTTAGCTCTGGAAAGCATATGCCAGCATCtttttgatgattttggtttCTTGGATAGCCATACTTGTTCTTCGGGGTCCGAGATTTCAAGAACTTCCAGCAATTCGAGTTCTGTGATTTCCGACTCGAGCTTTTCAAGCTCTAACGATTCATGCTCCAGTCCTGGATTTTCGTGCCTATTTGGCCTGAGCAACGACTCCAAATTCATAGATTTTGAAGCGAAGCCAAGGAAAAACTTCGCTGAAAGAAAGCCTTCGCTCAATATATCCATCCCTCAAACAAATAAGAAACAATTCGGAGTAGCAAAAGCGGGACTTGAACAGATTAATCCCGCCGAGCAGCGGCGTTATAGAGGCGTGAGGCAGCGGCCGTGGGGGAAGTTCGCGGCGGAGATACGCGATCCCAATAAGAAGGGAACCCGGGTTTGGCTCGGTACCTTCGATACGGCGGTGGAGGCGGCGAAAGCGTACGACGCGGCGGCATTCAAGCTAAGAGGAAGCAAAGCCATACTCAATTTCCCACTCGAAATCGGAGTTTCGATTCCATGCCCCGCAACCGAGACGCCGAAAATTGGCTGCCGGAAAAGGGCTAGTGAAAGTGAGGCGGAAGAAAGAGAGGCGAAAGAAATTAAGAGAGAAGAATTAAGCGAAGTCACGGCTGAAATTGATAAAATAGCGGCGATGCCTTTAACGCCGTCGAATTGGACGGCGGTTTGGGACTTCGGTGATGGGATGGGCATCTTTGAGATTCCGCCGTTGTCTCCGTTATCTCCATATCCAAGTTTGGGGTATCCTACGCAGGCCAGGCTTACCGTTGTGTGATTTTGGGGTTGAAACGTAATTATCGAAGGATCAAAATGCACCTGGCTGGCTGGCTTTAAAAGTCTGGGGTGGTTTAGAAATTTAAGAAAGTTGTGTGGTGAAATCATAGTCAAAATCAAGAGAAAAAGTGTGGCATTTgttcatttattttttcttttaagatatatgtaattaattatattattactttattatcattatttattaTCTATAAAAGTGTCGATTTCCGAAGCATTCATGTTTTAATCCTATAATTTTACTGGCCAAGTGAATTTGAAATTGCCAACTAGTTCTTCTAAGATATTTTGAGGGAATAGAAAGTCTACTGTGCTAACGATTTTACGGATTAATATTTGTAAGATGAATTGGTTCGATCCATATctgtaataataaataataatttttattcaaattaacatatattatataatatacttttgataaaaaaaaaataataattttcaatcaaatcaacatatGTTATtacattattatttttcataatataactgataaaaaattatatttttatagtgaaaaattatattttgaacatatgtttaataaaattgttcaatgagacggtctcacatgattTTTTGCGACGAGAGaaatatgttttgaatgattaaAACATAATAATCGATTCATATCTCTAGAATTACTCTGCAGGTTCATAAACGAATTCAAGTAATCGTAGAAAGATATTCTAGCTAGCTCGTAAACGAGTCCAAGTAGCTGATGAAAAGAAATCTTTGTGGGTTATATCACCTGCGTCACAAACAAACGTCAGAGGCATCGAGGTTTGCCCGACGCAGACACTCCGACGCTCAAAtcagaaaataatttaaagatgttaattgagatctaaaaatttaagcataaaatcatctcattttTGAATAATGAGAATCCTCtcctatttatagattttttttgGAGTGTACATCGAACTTAGGCCcctttataattaaaatttgaacctCAATAATAAATTGATTACCCGTGAAATTC
The sequence above is a segment of the Primulina tabacum isolate GXHZ01 chromosome 6, ASM2559414v2, whole genome shotgun sequence genome. Coding sequences within it:
- the LOC142548654 gene encoding ethylene-responsive transcription factor 5-like; translated protein: MASPDESLALESICQHLFDDFGFLDSHTCSSGSEISRTSSNSSSVISDSSFSSSNDSCSSPGFSCLFGLSNDSKFIDFEAKPRKNFAERKPSLNISIPQTNKKQFGVAKAGLEQINPAEQRRYRGVRQRPWGKFAAEIRDPNKKGTRVWLGTFDTAVEAAKAYDAAAFKLRGSKAILNFPLEIGVSIPCPATETPKIGCRKRASESEAEEREAKEIKREELSEVTAEIDKIAAMPLTPSNWTAVWDFGDGMGIFEIPPLSPLSPYPSLGYPTQARLTVV